ACCCGCTCACTTCCGATCAGCGGGGAGTTGGCTTTGATCGAGTCCTTACCCGCGTCGACATGGGCGCCTTCGAAGGCTTTCGGGATCCGATGACCTCGTTCACCGGCTTCTTCAACGGGAACTGGTGGCTGGCGACTCCCGATGCGAACGGAAGTTACGACACCAATGTCGCCGCCTCCGGCCCGGCCAGTACCTTCCAGAAAGTCCTCACCGGAGACTTTAACGGAGACGGACACGACGACCTCGCCGCCTGGCTCTTGAGCGGACAGTGGCGTGTCGGCCTGAATGACGGCAACGGAAATTACAACTTCACCCCCTGGACGACCTGGTCAGGGCCGAATATCAAGGAAGTGCACGTCGGCGATTTCAACAACGACGGACTCGACGACATCATCGGTCTGTTCGAAATTTCGAATCGGAACCGCGGCCGCTGGTGGGTTGGCCTGTCGGATGGAACTCGATTTACCAACCGAAGCTGGGGCGACTTTGGCAACTTCTCCGGAATTCTGGATGTGGCGGTCGGCAACTTCGATGGTGTGAAGGGGGACGACCTGGCGATCATCACCGCGACTGGCAACATCTTCATGGCCAAAACGAGCAACTCGTCGTTCCAGTACCTGTTCTCGCACAACTGGAGTGTGAACTCCGGCTTCAATTTCTTCCAGCCGGGCGACTTCAACGGCGACGGTCGCGAAGACCTGGTCGCCGTCTTCGGCAGCGGAGCCAGCAAGAGTATCTTCGTCGCGAAATCTCTCGGCCCGGCCGCCGGTTTTGCGAGCCTCAAGTTCTCCGATCTCACCGCGACGCAATCGCTCGACTCGTTTGTCGTGGGCGATTTCAATGGCGATGGCAAGGATGATGTCGCCGCCCGGCTCAACACCACCAAATGGTGGCTCGGCCTGGCTGGCGTGAACGTCTTCAACTTCACATTCGGCACCACGTGGTCGTTCGCGTCCAGCGGAGTCAACGATATTCACATCGGCAGCACGAACGGAGACGCTAACAGCGATATTCTGGGCCGTGGCAGCAACGGAAACTGGTACAGCGCAGAATCAAATGGCACCGGTCTGACGAACCGCGTGATCGAAACGTGGGCCCCAGTCAACTGGCAGTTCGTCAACGGTGGCGACTACAGCACACCACCAGCCGCTCCGGCGAGTAAAGACGAACTGTTCACCCCACAGTCCTCGCTCCAGACGAATGAACCCGCCCAGGATCTCGCAAGCCGCTGGAGTGGACCTGAAGAGACGAATCAGGCAATCGACTCGCCAGGCGTTAACACCCTCCCAGCCTTCGGCCACGAGCATCCCGAGGAAATCGATTCTGAAGAGTACGGCGTCTTCGGAGAATCCAGTCTTCTCGATCTCCTCTTCGCTTCGTAAGCGGCTGCGAAAGTCGGTCGAGAGGTCTCAATGGGAAAGCAACCTGTGTTCTATCGGTTCCATGTCTGCCATCGGCCCACGGGCGACTGCTTGTGACTTCGTCACCCGGAAGTGAACTTCCGGGCCATCCTGCCGCACTCGACTGCTGCAATTCGTTGTTATGCGTTTTTTTCGGAACGCTGCCAACACACAAATCGATTATTCTCGGCTGAACTCATTGCGTCAATCATCGCCTCATCGCGAAACTGAGGCAAAGCCTGAAGACTCTCTAAGAGCTTAGCTTCGCCGGTTGCACCTTGCGGAATGATGCAACCGCCATCGGAGCCGTGCAAAACCCAGAAGACGTCGGGCAAGAATGGTCCTTCATCCGTTGTATGTATTTCTACAAGCTGAAGGTCATTCCAACTTATTGATTCAATTGTCCCGTCGGGACGTGAACAACGGACATCAATGTCAGAGATGTCAACGATGTATTGGCTTTCTGGTATCAGTTGTGGCTTCCTGTCGGGGTTTGCCAAGGCCTCATCAACTATCCGCTTGATGATTCGTTTTGAAGCCCATCGTTGAAGGGTCCAAGTGACAATCAATGCCGTCGTAGCGAAGAAGGCCACAGCGATTATTGCGATTGGATCCATCAGCGGTCTCTAAACAAATAACGGCGGGATGGCCCGGAGGGCTACCTCCGGGTTGCGGAGCAACAAACAGTTGCCCATCGGCGAATTCGATCGATTGTGCATGCATTCCCAACGAGAAGCAAGTTGTTCGGTACTCGTGTTCCCACGTCTTCTAATCACCAACGTCCCACGGGCAGCTGCTTGTGACTTCGTCACCCGGAAGTGAACTTCCGGGCCATCCCTTCGAATGAGTTCTTCCGGAAGTCGGGTGCCATGCCCACGCTTGCGTGGGCATGCTTGTCATCGACGTTCAAACAATCAGCATCGCGTCCCCGTAGCTGTAGAATCGATATTGCTCCCGAATCGCTTCGGCGTAACAGGCCATGATCTGCTCGTACCCGGTGAAGGCACTCAGCATCACCAGCAGGCTTGATTTTGGCAGATGGAAGTTCGTGATCATTCCGTCGATCGCATGGAACTCGAACCCCGGGCGGATGAACAGGGTCGATTCTCCCTGCCACGGCTGCAGCGACCCCGATTGGGCGGCTGTTTCCAGAGTGCGAACCGTCGTCGTGCCGACCGCGATGACACGGCCTCCGCTGGCTCGAGTTTCGGCGAGCTTGTTGACGGTCTCTTCGGAGACCTCGCACCATTCGGAGTGCATCTCGTGTTCATCGAGATTCTCGACGGCAATCGGACGGAACGTGCCCAGTCCGACATGCAGCGTCACTTCCGCGATGCCGACTCCCGATTCCCGGCAGCGATCAAGAAGTTCGGGCGTGAAGTGCAGTCCGGCTGTCGGAGCCGCGACGGCTCCCGGCGTACTTGCGTAAACGGTCTGATATCGTTCCCGATCCTCAGGTGCGGCTTTGCCATGCTGAATATAAGGCGGCAGCGGAATCGCGCCGACGCGGTCGAGCAGTTCCCAGGCGGTCGCCGTGTCGCCGTCGTTCAGGACCGGCTGCACACGCCACGTTCCCTGTTCGTCGCATTCCAGAAACTTCAGCTGCAGCTTCGACTGCTGATCTTCGCTGTGAACGGTGACGGTTTCACCCAGCTGCAGCTTTCCTTTGGTTCTGCCGATGAGAATCCAGCTGTTGTCGGCATCGAGCCGGAGGAAGAGCCCCTCCCACTTTCCGCCGGTCTGATCGCGAAATCCCCGCAGTCGAGCCGGGACGACGCGGGTGCGGTTCAGCACGAGACAATCGCCCGGACGAACGAACTCCAGCAGATCGCGAAAATGGCGATGAGTCTTCGCTCCCGAACTGCGATCGAAGACGAGCAGCCGCGAGTCGGTGCGGTGCGGAGCAGGGGACTGAGCGATTAATTCCTCGGGAAGAGTGTAATCGTAAGAGGAAATCTGATTAAGATCCGCCATCGGCAGGTGTGTCTCGTTTCGTAGTAGAAGGGACTCAAGAGGATGGCCCAGACGTTTAAGTCTGGGTGGCGCAGCCACAAGCGGCTAGTCTTCAGCGCGTTTGCCGGAATCAACTTCGATTCCAATCCGGCTCGCTGCGGTCCTTGAGAGGCCGGTTTATATCCATTCACACACAGTTTAGCAATTTGCTCCGTCACGACATGCCACAGACTCCGGTCCCCATTTTGTTCTGCATCACCGAGCTCGATCCCGGCGGCGCGGAGCGGGCATTCGTTCAGCTGATCACCCGGCTCGATCGTACGGAATGGAATCCGCGTGTTGTTTGCCTCAGCGGAGAAGGGGAACTGGTCGAGCAATTGCGGCAGAACGGAATCGAGGTCGTCTGTCTGCATGCGAGCCGCCGGCGGCCTCTGGCGGCTCTGCTAAAACTTCGTCGCGAGATGCGACGATTCCGCCCGCGTCTGGTTCAGTCTTATCTGTTCCATGCGAATCTGCTGGCCCGCATCGCCGCTCGCATGGCGGGCGTGCCGGTGATGGTCTGCGGAATTCGCGTCGCCGAACGGCGCTCCAATTCTTATCTGAAGCTCGACCGCTGGACCGATCGCTGGGTGACGCGGCACGTTTGTGTCAGCGAAGCGGTGCGAAGATTCACGGTCGAACAGGGCGGGCTTCCGGCGGAAAAGCTGCTCGTCATTCCGAACGGCGTTGATCTTGATCGCTTCCGGACCGCGGAGCCGGTGTTGCGAACGGAACTCCACTGCAGCGACTCCGACTTCCTGATTCTCTTCGCCGGCCGCCTCGATCCACAGAAAGGCGTGCTGTCGCTGCCGGATCTCGCTGAAAGACTGAAGCCGAAGTATCCTCAATTGCGGTGGCTCATCGCTGGGGAGGGGCCGCTGCGCGGTGAACTCAAGCAGCAGATTCAGAGCAGAGGCCTGACGGAGACCGTGCAACTGCTCGGCTCCCGGGACGACATCCCGGAATTAATGAAAACCGCCGATCTGTTCGTCTTCCCTTCTCGCTGGGAAGGGATGCCGAATGTCATTCTCGAAGCGATGGCGGCCGGACTGCCGATCGTCTCCACCGCCGTGGAGGGGATTGAGGATCTGTTAAAGGACGATATGTCAGGAGCGATTGTTCCAATCGGCGAGAATGCAGCATTGGCTGTGCGAATTGAACAGCTCATTGAGCAGCCGGAAACTCGCGAACGATATGCGAGCCAGGCGTCGCGAGCGGTTGGGCGATGTCCGACCTGGGACGCGGTCGCGGAGCAGTATCAGGAGCTGTACCGCGAACTCTTGGTGCTCGAGCAGAAAAAGTAGGCTGGGATAGCCGAAGGCGTATCCCAGCAAATGTGCTCGGTACTGGAGTACGGCTGCCGTCCCAGCACTGCCTGGAGTAGTCCCGGGCGGGACAACAGGAGTGGTGTTCTCAAATGGGACGGGCCATGGCTGCGGTTTCTTTGAATACCGGACGATTCCAGTTCTACACGCGGATGGCGCTGCCTCTTGTCGTTTGCGCGACCCGCCCGCTGAGGCGGACGGGCCACCCCACATCAGTATGTCTCAACAGGTGACCCGCTGCTGTCTACAAGACGTGACGCAGGACAAACTCTTCCCACCAGAAGGACTGCTCCCGTTGAAACGACTCAAAGGCCGGGCAGATTCTTGAAAATCGATGAGCGGGATCGTAGACGATCCTGTGTACCCAGCGGGGCGTCTCTGAGGAGGGGCCGACCGCCTGAAGCAGCTTCGCTGTCGGCACCGCACTCCACACGTACACGCAGAAAAATACGCCATACATGACAAGCGTGTAGATGGTGTTCGACAGTGTCCACCTTTCTTTCCTGCCGTCCTCAGCAGGTTCGGTGCTGCTGTTGCTTTCCATTCAATTCTCACTGAACTTTGGCGGGAACGGATACTTGTTCGCGTTGCCGAAGAGTCGCAGCAGTTGATTCGCGCGTGTGGCCGTTTCCGGCTCGGCCAGCAGGTTCAGTTTACTCTGGGTTTGCAGTTCGGAGTGATAGGTGATCAGGTCGGTCAGGGTGCCGAGGTCGAGGTTCTGTTCGTCGATCAGCTTGCGGATCTGTTCGACTTCCGAAGCCGTTTCGGTGAAGCAGCCGAGCAGGCGTTCGGCGAAGAGCCGCTGCGTTTCTTCCGAGTCGGGGTTGTCGCTGTGGATGACTTCAACCATGGCCCGTCGAAACCGGTTCGGCGACTCGATTTCGTGTCGAATGGCGGCTCGTTCGATTCCCGCCAAGACCACTTTATAAGTTCCCTGAACAGTTTCTTCCTGAGCGACAACCAGCCCGATGCAGGCGGTGGGGGCAATCGCTTCGGCTTCGCCATCTTTCGGCTGGAGCGTTGCCATCGTGATCAACTGGTCTGTCTGCAGGGCGTCATGGAGCATTTCGCAATAACGCGGCTCGAAGATATGCAGCGGCAGGATCATCCGCGGAAACAGGACGAGATCGGGCAGCGGAAACAGCCGCACGGAGCCGTCGAAGTCGGAAGGCAGGGGAATCAATTCGCTGATCATGACGACCACCTCTCTCGCAGAATTCGATGCCTTCTATTATAGCCGCCCCGAACGGATCCCAATCATTGCTTCTCAGTCGATCACAATGTGCTCCGCCGTCATGGTCTCCAGATCAACTATCGCGATCGTATGCGGATTGGCCCGATGAATCGCTCCCGGATTGAGTACGAGCGTCTCGCCGACCTTGTGCTGTTCGCGCTGATGCGTATGCCCGTAGCAGACGAGGTCGAAATCGCCTGATTCCGCCGCGTATGCCAGCCGACCCGGTTCGTGGCTGTGGAGCAGGGCGATCTTGCGGTTGCCGAGTTCGATCTCACCAAACATCCCGTGCCACGTCTGTTCGATCGTTTCGACCGCGTTCTGCATCATCATCGCATTGTCGCAGTTGCCGGTAACGAAATGCGTCGGCCATTCGACGAACAGGTCGACAATGCGAACGCCGCAGATATCACCGCAATGCAGGACGGCCGAAACATCAGACTGCCTCAGAATTTCCACGGCTCGTTCGGTGTTGGCCACGTTGCCGTGAGTGTCGCTGACTATGCCAATTTTCATGAGCTGTTCGTCTTCGTCAGGAAGCCGTCGGTTGCTGGGGATTTCGTCCGGTCAGTATAGGGCTCCGGTTGATGCATCGGGAACCCTGTCTGCTTCAGCGGAGTTCAATCACGCCAGTACTCGCCGCTGGGGAACTTCGCCTTTTCGATCGACTCCGGGAACATCGTGATGCTGTACCCCGGTTTTTTCGGAAGCAGGTAGTGCCCGTTGCGAATGCGGATTGGATCGACGAAGTGTTCGTGGCAGGTGCCGGCGTGTTCGGCCATGCGATTCTCGAGGGAGCCGGACACGCAGAGATAATCAATGATCGACAGGTGCTGGACGTATTCGCAGAGCCCCACGCCACCGGCATGCGGGCAAACCGGGACATCGAACTCAGCCGCCAGCAGCAGCACGGCCAGAACCTCATTCACGCCGCCGAGACGGCAGGCATCGATCTGACAGACCTGCATCCCGCCTGCTTCGAGGAACTGCTTGAACATCACCCGGTTTGCGCAGTGCTCGCCGCCGGCGACGCGAATCGGATGCAATGCCTTTGAGATCTTGGCGTATCCGAGCACGTCGTCGGGACTGGTCGGCTCTTCGATGGCCCAGGGATTGAACTCGGCGAGCTGCTGCATCCAGTCGATGGCGGTCTGCACGTCCCACACCTGATTGGCGTCGGTGAGCAGCAGTCGATCGGGGCCAATTTCTTCCCGGATAATGCGGCAGCGGCGTCGGTCATCCTCCAGATCGCGACCGACTTTGATCTTGAAGACCTCCCAGCCTTCACTGAGCCGCAGCCGGCAAAGCTCCCGAAGTCGCTCATCGGAATACCCCAGCCAGCCAGCGGAGGTGGTGTAAGCCGGGTATCCCTGCTGCTGAAGCCGAGAGAGTCGCTCCGGTTGAGTCGCCTTCAGTTTCCGCAGCCGTTCCAGAGCCGCTTCCGGGGTGACGACGTCGGTCAAATATCGGAAGTCGATACAGCGGACAAACTCTTCCGGGGAAAAGTCTGCGACCAGCTTCCACAACGGTTTGCCTGTCGACTTTGCCCACAGATCCCAGACCGCATTGACCACGGCCGCCGTCGCGAGATGGATGACGCCTTTCTCTGGCCCGATCCAGCGAAGCTGGCTGTCGCTGGTAATGTGCCGCCAGAAGCCGCCCATGTCGGCTGTGATTTCTTCGAGTGTCAGGCCGACAACCCGATCACGAAGTGCCTCGACCCCTGAGACGACGATCTCATTTCCCCGCCCGATTGTGAACGTGATTCCGTTTCCTCGCAGATCGTGGTCGCTGGTGTCGAGTGTAACATAGGCGACCGAGTAGTCGGGAGCCTCGTTCATCGCATCGGAACCATCGAGTTCGCGGGAGGTGGGGAAGCGGAGGTCATCAACGTGCAGATCAAGGATGCGAGTAGCCAAGAGCGGGTCTTTCTATGACTCGGATGAGCGAAGCACCTGAGAGGTCAGTCTACTGCCTCGAAGGGAGGACGTCATCCGGCCCGAACTTAACTGGCTTCCGGGGCTCAGCTTATTGCAATTTGAGAACGGACTCGTGATGATGATTGCAGGTGAACTGCATGTCGGTTTGCCGAGTCTCTGGATTTTTCATCACAACGGCAGGAGCGGTTCCGCTCCGTTGCCCGATTCCTATCTCATAATAGCGAAAGCTGATCGGTTTCATTACGATTCCGGAAGCTCGCACGTCCTTTGTCGCAGGGAGTTTCCCGGGACTGCTCGTCAGCGGTTACGGGCAATCTGCTTCAACACGTGAACTCTTAGCGCTGATCCTGAACGATGCCGGCCTCAAACCCGGTGTGGTCCTGAAAAGGTGAACTATGGCAAAGTGGTTAAAGAAGCTGGTTTCCGACGGACAGATCAGTGCCGATCAGTTGCAGGAGGCCCTGGCGATCTCCAAGAGCAAGGGCAAGAAGCCCGAAGCGGTTCTCGTCGAACTCGGCTACGTGACTCAGTCTTCGCTTCGCGAGTACCAGTCGGCTGCTCTGGGCTATGAGATGGTCGATCTGAGCAGCGTCGAGCCGAACCCGGCTGTGATTGAGCAGGTTCCCGAATCGGTGGCCCGCGAGAATATCGTCTTCCCGGTCGAAATGCGGGGCGAGGCCCTCGTGGTCGCCATGAACGATCCGATGAACCTCGAAGTGCTCGATAAGCTCCGCTTCATTCTCAACCGCGAAATCCAGGTGGTTGTCGCTCCGACTGAAGCGATTCAGGGTGCCATCAACACACACTACGGCCAGCACGAGACCGAGTCGGTCGACTCGATCATCGCTGAATTCACGGAAACGGCGATCGACTTCACCGAGACCGAACTCTCCGAAGCCGAGGCGGAGGCAGAGGCGGACGAAAGTTCACCTATTGTGCGGCTCGTGAACCTGGTGATTTCCGAAGCGATCAATATGCGGGCCTCGGATATTCACATCGAGCCCTTCGATGACCGGATTCGGATTCGCTACCGCATCGACGGTGTTCTCGTCGAGCGCGACAGCCCGCCGAAGCGACTTCTCTCGGCACTCACGTCCCGTCTCAAGATCATGGGAAGTATCGACATCTCGGAGAAGCGGCGTCCCCAGGACGGTCGAATCAAGACCCGAGTCGGCGGACGCGAATTCGACCTGCGGGTCAGTATTCTCCCTACCCACTACGGCCAGGCGATCGTCATGCGAATCCTGGACCGCGACAACATTAAAGTCGGTATCCGCAATCTCGGATTCAGTGAACAGAATTATCGCAACTTCCTGAAAATTATTCGCCGTCCGAACGGGATCTTTCTGGTGACCGGCCCGACCGGTTCTGGTAAGACCACAACGCTGTACAGTGCTCTTGGTGAACTGAATCGGCCTGACCGAAAGATCATCACTGCGGAAGACCCCGTGGAGTACTACCTTCCCGGGATCAATCAGGTGGAAGTAAAGCACAACATTGGGATGACCTTTGCCCGGATCATTCGAGCGATGCTGCGACAGGCCCCGAACGTCATCCTCGTCGGAGAAATCCGAGATACGGAGACGGGCGAAATGGCAATTCAGGCTTCTTTGACCGGACACTTAGTTTTCAGTACACTTCACACGAACGATGCGCCCGGTTCTATTACACGTCTGATCGACATGGGAGTGCAGCCATTCCTCGTCGCATCCAGCATTATGGC
The genomic region above belongs to Rubinisphaera margarita and contains:
- the queA gene encoding tRNA preQ1(34) S-adenosylmethionine ribosyltransferase-isomerase QueA, producing the protein MADLNQISSYDYTLPEELIAQSPAPHRTDSRLLVFDRSSGAKTHRHFRDLLEFVRPGDCLVLNRTRVVPARLRGFRDQTGGKWEGLFLRLDADNSWILIGRTKGKLQLGETVTVHSEDQQSKLQLKFLECDEQGTWRVQPVLNDGDTATAWELLDRVGAIPLPPYIQHGKAAPEDRERYQTVYASTPGAVAAPTAGLHFTPELLDRCRESGVGIAEVTLHVGLGTFRPIAVENLDEHEMHSEWCEVSEETVNKLAETRASGGRVIAVGTTTVRTLETAAQSGSLQPWQGESTLFIRPGFEFHAIDGMITNFHLPKSSLLVMLSAFTGYEQIMACYAEAIREQYRFYSYGDAMLIV
- a CDS encoding glycosyltransferase produces the protein MPQTPVPILFCITELDPGGAERAFVQLITRLDRTEWNPRVVCLSGEGELVEQLRQNGIEVVCLHASRRRPLAALLKLRREMRRFRPRLVQSYLFHANLLARIAARMAGVPVMVCGIRVAERRSNSYLKLDRWTDRWVTRHVCVSEAVRRFTVEQGGLPAEKLLVIPNGVDLDRFRTAEPVLRTELHCSDSDFLILFAGRLDPQKGVLSLPDLAERLKPKYPQLRWLIAGEGPLRGELKQQIQSRGLTETVQLLGSRDDIPELMKTADLFVFPSRWEGMPNVILEAMAAGLPIVSTAVEGIEDLLKDDMSGAIVPIGENAALAVRIEQLIEQPETRERYASQASRAVGRCPTWDAVAEQYQELYRELLVLEQKK
- a CDS encoding LON peptidase substrate-binding domain-containing protein produces the protein MISELIPLPSDFDGSVRLFPLPDLVLFPRMILPLHIFEPRYCEMLHDALQTDQLITMATLQPKDGEAEAIAPTACIGLVVAQEETVQGTYKVVLAGIERAAIRHEIESPNRFRRAMVEVIHSDNPDSEETQRLFAERLLGCFTETASEVEQIRKLIDEQNLDLGTLTDLITYHSELQTQSKLNLLAEPETATRANQLLRLFGNANKYPFPPKFSEN
- a CDS encoding metallophosphoesterase, with product MKIGIVSDTHGNVANTERAVEILRQSDVSAVLHCGDICGVRIVDLFVEWPTHFVTGNCDNAMMMQNAVETIEQTWHGMFGEIELGNRKIALLHSHEPGRLAYAAESGDFDLVCYGHTHQREQHKVGETLVLNPGAIHRANPHTIAIVDLETMTAEHIVID
- a CDS encoding enolase C-terminal domain-like protein, whose protein sequence is MATRILDLHVDDLRFPTSRELDGSDAMNEAPDYSVAYVTLDTSDHDLRGNGITFTIGRGNEIVVSGVEALRDRVVGLTLEEITADMGGFWRHITSDSQLRWIGPEKGVIHLATAAVVNAVWDLWAKSTGKPLWKLVADFSPEEFVRCIDFRYLTDVVTPEAALERLRKLKATQPERLSRLQQQGYPAYTTSAGWLGYSDERLRELCRLRLSEGWEVFKIKVGRDLEDDRRRCRIIREEIGPDRLLLTDANQVWDVQTAIDWMQQLAEFNPWAIEEPTSPDDVLGYAKISKALHPIRVAGGEHCANRVMFKQFLEAGGMQVCQIDACRLGGVNEVLAVLLLAAEFDVPVCPHAGGVGLCEYVQHLSIIDYLCVSGSLENRMAEHAGTCHEHFVDPIRIRNGHYLLPKKPGYSITMFPESIEKAKFPSGEYWRD
- a CDS encoding GspE/PulE family protein, with the translated sequence MAKWLKKLVSDGQISADQLQEALAISKSKGKKPEAVLVELGYVTQSSLREYQSAALGYEMVDLSSVEPNPAVIEQVPESVARENIVFPVEMRGEALVVAMNDPMNLEVLDKLRFILNREIQVVVAPTEAIQGAINTHYGQHETESVDSIIAEFTETAIDFTETELSEAEAEAEADESSPIVRLVNLVISEAINMRASDIHIEPFDDRIRIRYRIDGVLVERDSPPKRLLSALTSRLKIMGSIDISEKRRPQDGRIKTRVGGREFDLRVSILPTHYGQAIVMRILDRDNIKVGIRNLGFSEQNYRNFLKIIRRPNGIFLVTGPTGSGKTTTLYSALGELNRPDRKIITAEDPVEYYLPGINQVEVKHNIGMTFARIIRAMLRQAPNVILVGEIRDTETGEMAIQASLTGHLVFSTLHTNDAPGSITRLIDMGVQPFLVASSIMAAMAQRLVRVVCPKCKGPYMPEPSELEEFGLTQEMIANADFQRGKGCNHCQHTGYRGRRAVFELMMMNAKLREMSFNSEPTQHIRRQARLFGMKTLVEDSVDKAMQGVTTLAEAYKLKTGGH